A genomic region of Papaver somniferum cultivar HN1 chromosome 7, ASM357369v1, whole genome shotgun sequence contains the following coding sequences:
- the LOC113299152 gene encoding uncharacterized protein LOC113299152, with protein MSTDSERTVPDELDEWNIHDNNIHNNPVGESIAVPRRIQESEDATHVQHQISSSHVNFLTSDIDSEFEIVSDSFSSSPTSIGGPGQKRLNPEQQAFLHNSGIGTSSAHSSTRGVSNEEVQQWKALDSPAKRLKTVAADQTSNLCHDIKLSSNNTSSSSEKTFSINTTTYQHIIF; from the coding sequence ATGTCTACTGATTCGGAAAGAACTGTCCCAGATGAATTGGACGAATGGAATATCCATGATAACAACATCCACAACAACCCAGTTGGTGAATCCATTGCAGTACCAAGACGAATTCAGGAATCAGAAGACGCAACTCATGTGCAACACCAAATCTCTTCTAGTCATGTCAATTTCTTAACTTCAGATATTGATTCTGAATTTGAAATTGTTTCGGATTCATTCTCAAGCTCCCCAACCAGCATAGGTGGACCTGGTCAGAAGAGATTGAATCCTGAGCAGCAAGCTTTCCTTCACAACAGTGGTATTGGCACTTCATCTGCTCATTCCAGTACTCGAGGGGTTTCCAATGAAGAAGTTCAACAATGGAAGGCCCTTGACTCTCCAGCTAAGAGACTCAAAACTGTTGCAGCTGATCAAACTAGCAACCTTTGCCATGACATCAAACTCAGCAGCAACAATACCAGTAGCAGTAGCGAAAAAACTTTCAGCATCAACACTACAACATATCAACATATCATCTTTTAA